The Lycium barbarum isolate Lr01 chromosome 12, ASM1917538v2, whole genome shotgun sequence genome includes a region encoding these proteins:
- the LOC132624033 gene encoding B3 domain-containing protein REM13-like, producing MNKMQVPPSFIKEHKKMLAKTCSLKTDQAGKSSWETKIVREKSNYFICEGEWPHFVVHHKLEMGDVLIFLLIEKSTFRVQPYTQKCYRNFIQHFEELSSSSSEEDIGPSRKLKRAKKVDTVTMSDSEEESDDTSSSDDESKKSKREKAPSSDDSTDDESSGNNYR from the exons ATGAATAAAATG CAAGTGCCGCCTTCTTTCATCAAAGAACATAAGAAAATGTTGGCCAAGACTTGCTCACTGAAAACGGACCAAGCTGGCAAGTCGTCATGGGAAACAAAGATAGTGAGGGAAAAGTCAAATTACTTCATATGTGAAGGAGAGTGGCCACATTTTGTGGTGCATCACAAACTAGAAATGGGTGACGTTTTGATATTCTTACTCATTGAAAAATCAACGTTCCGTGTCCAGCCCTACACACAAAAATGTTATAGAAATTTTATTCAACATTTTGAGGAACTTAGCAGTAGTAGCTCGGAAGAGGACATTGGACCTTCAAGGAAATTGAAGAGAGCTAAAAAGGTGGACACAGTAACAATGTCGGATTCTGAGGAAGAAAGCGATGACACGTCATCCAGTGATGATGAGTCTAAAAAATCTAAGCGGGAGAAGGCGCCATCCAGTGATGACTCAACTGATGATGAGTCATCAGGTAACAACTATCGTTGA